CCTTGAAGAGGCAGCCCTGAGTGTTGAACATTCCTGGTTCCCAGTGTGCTCACCTGTGACCACAATGGCCAACGACTTCCTACCCTTTCTCGGTGCTGGGACTCAGCTGGTTTGAACCTGTGCTGTCACAGTGTCTGTGTGCTCATACGGTGCATGGGCCCTGCTGCATCTGAAAGATGCTGCTTGCCTGGAATCATcagccacctctggctcttacagacTTTCGCCCCCTCTTTGAACAGGTCCCTAAACCTCGAGGGGAGGGGTTTGCCTACTATTCTTAAATACAGATAGAGATTCTATTATTAGATTCTCAAGAGTACACATAAGTAAAATGACCATGTTTTATAGCAGctaataaaattatattgtgtTAGATGTGTTGgaatctttctctctcctctcccttacAAACGCGCTGTTACATCCCCAGACTGGCTCAGGGCGTGTGAGCCTTTGGCCTCCCCACGCTAGAACAGGCAGGACTTTGCAATCTTGTTTCaaaagtatttaataaataaataaattctatgtGATCCTGTTACAAAAAAGCTAgctatataaattataaataagctAATCTGTTTCACTAAACaaccattttttatttatttacttattaagtttttttttgattctttgtgaattctatatcatgcaccccaatcccactcatctctccaggcctccatATCCACTCTCTGCCCTTGCAATCTGTTTctgccaaagaaaacaaaaaataaaaacaaacaaacaaaacaacaaaacaaaaaaacctccatAAAAGCCCctatgtgtcacagtgtgtcccacaataTACCCATGTGTTTACCCATCTTTACTTacaaatgttcattacaatgagtcattggtctggtttgaggccccTGGCTTCTGGAACACTGTAAATACTGGCTCCTCACTGGGACCCCTCTCAGATAccctgctgttgccctgtgtcatggagatcctgagaCTTTAGTTCTGCAGGACCAGCCCCTTCACacactccagcagttcacagacaatgtggatgctgggttgggccaactcaaagccctggatggTAGCAGAGCTGGTCAGCCCACCTGTCCTCCTGTTCCTGAGCCAACCGAGGCGAGCTCTCCCACTCACTCTTATGTCCTTGGGGCTGGCCCTACTGTGCTGCTCAGGCCAGGTACAGGCTACTATCCCAAGCGCTATGACCTTCAAGGAGCAGGGCTAGTTCTCCTTCACCCAAGCCATCAATTGCATAGCTGGTGAGGGTCAGGACCAGCTCATGGGTAACTATTTTTCTATCTATATGCATCACACAGCATTATATTGGAAATATtaaacatacataataaaatttgttttccCAGAAAAAGAATGCAGATATGGAACTAGGTCACAGAAATCGGAGGCAAATGTGAAAGTACTTACTAAATGATTAGATATGCATACTGTAGCCATGAAAACAATTTGCCCAGTCACATGACACACTTAGGTGCTTACATCCTAAGGATGTAAGTGGGAAGTTTACTGTGCCTCCCAGTCTCGGAGAACTCAGTCCATCGGAGTGGTAAAGGCACGTGGCTGGAGTAGCTGCCCCACAGCAGCAGGAATGTTTGGCTCATGTCTGTGTGCAGGGGACCAGAAGGCAGCATTCACACCACAACTCGAAGCAGCTGCAGCCTCCGAGGTCTGCGCCCGATCCATCGCTCCCGAGCCACCCTAGATGATATACCAAGAACTCAGAAGGCTCTGGGCTTTCAGGAATGAGACAGGATGAGTTTCTTTCTCAGAGTGTGCTGCAGACTGAGACTGTATTTCTGCGTAGAAGAACTGTTCCAGGCGTATATTTTGTCCATGAGTTCAACATGGAGGTCCACAAGTGGCCGTTTcctagaggaagagaaaggaaaagtttaATGACATGCAAACCCCAAAGAGAAGACAGCCCACAGGTGTGAAAGTGTGAAAGTCCTTTGAAACTCATCCTTTTAAAAATCCTCTGCGTTGCTTAACAAATGAGCAAATAATCCAAACAGCCTGGCAGTGCTCTGGCccagtgatggggggggggggggcgggttggGGTCGTCTCCTTCCACAGAGACAGTGGAATTTTATTCTGAGAACACACCAGCTAGGGGATAAGCCACCTGAATACCCCATACAAAGAGAGAAAGTCTACAAAGGCCAATGCTACCTACCCCCCACCAAGCATCTACTCTGGAATGCTGCACCCCACCCAGCCCCCACACACACTGCTGAGCCACCACTGAGGGGACTGAGAATGCTGGAGCAGCACCTGAGTCCTTGGAATGCAAGCATTTGACAGCTCAGCAACACTGTTAGTCTTTGTAGTTAGGGAGCAAATTTAAAAAGGCCAATTAATCCTATACTTGAACATTGTAGCTTCATTCTGTTAACTAGAAGCTAGTGATGGTTTCCTCCTCCTAATAAACATCAAAAACGTTTACAGTCATTCCGTTATCTGTGAAAACCAAGACCATCAGTGGGACCATATCTGAAATGGGGCCAGCACTGAACCCTACAGTGCATACACTGTGCTTTTTCTATAATACATACCTATGTAAAGCTTAATTTATGTTAGGGGAGTAAGCTAAATACATCCAAAATACAAGCCGACTGATGCGAAATGTTCATAAGCTGTGCTGAGTCTGTAACATTCCCCGAAGCAACCCTAACCGGGGAGGGAAAGTCTCTGTCCTGTGGAAGGTCCACCGGACTGAGCATGGTGGTGATATCCATCTTGGAAGCAAGGCAACAGACATGTGGTCAAGGACAAAGGTAGAAGGCGCAGCCCTTGGTGTCTCACCTGCCTTGCTTCAGTTGCTGGGAGAGTTTCTGCAGATACACAGAGGATGCGCTGGAGGACTTCTCCAAGTGAGATACGTCTGCTGTGCACAGGCTCCAAAAGATATCAGCTTCTGGGTGAGTTGTGCAGCGTCTGGGTGGCAGAGGCTTAGAGTCCACATTTTTTATTGATGGCCCATCAACCTCCAAGCTGCTGTCTTCCAACTGGCTACCTAACGACTCATAGTTCTGAATAAAAAAGAGCTTTGGTTTCCCTCTGAGAGAAGGGCACGTGTCCCCCGTGAACATGTTCTTGACACACTCCAAAGAGAATCCTGAGTAAACCTGATCTACGCCCATCATGCTCTGGGAGCCTCCTCGGCTCACCAGAACACATATAAAGCTGTCATAGTCTTGATGTTGGGTCTTACAGGCAAATCGGCGAACAATCTCGGTTATGTCATGTGATGTGGGAAACAAGAAAGGCTGGACATGATAGCCCAGGGAAGTGAAGGTCTCTTGAAGATAACCTGCAGAGAATCAACAGAAAACAACATAGAAGTGTGAAGAGCCAAGAGACAACAGGCATGATGCCTAGCCTGGCCTGGTCTCCATTACGTACATACGTGTTTCTACATAAGGATACGCTGAGGCCTCCCAAAGTAGAAGCAGTTAAACATGAAATCTGCAATTTTGTGCCCCAGGTTTCTCATGAAGGCACGTTTCCTGCAACACTGCTTTCTCTGCCCACAGCCAAGATTGAACCCACCCAATGCCAATAAagcaagaaagaacaaaattacTGTCCTGTCAACCAAACCGAAGTAAAAGGTTCGTTCTTCAAAAAGCTCTCTCCTCAAAGTGCATAGGAATGAGAGTGTTTGCAGGGTGTAAATCCAGGTGTGTGTTTAAATGGCAGTCTGGGTTATAAGTTTCCTCCCCCTGCTGTGGACTTACACAGAGGCCCTTAGCTCTAAGTCGTGGCTACGTCTAGATTGCCCAGTTTCACTCCTAGTCTCCAGGTATCCTGGGCTGCCTTTGCCATGAAAGGAACTATAAGGTAATAGAGCAAGTTTAAGCCCGACACGCCTGCTTTCTAATCCTGACCTTGGACTGCAGGACTATAAGAAAGGTGAGACTCCCTAGCTTTAGAGGAAGTGATGACAGCCACCAACCAGAAAGAGTGCTGTAAGGattaaacaatataaataaagatatggtgctattataaataatattcaaTCTCATTCCATTGCCTAAAAGATTTCCCACATATTCTAGAAGTTTCTGTGGCTCTAGATCCTATCAAGTCCACTTTTTACTCATCTGATCAGTTTGCCTTTACTAGGAGAATAAACACAGCCTCTTAAATCAATTAATATCCTTGATAACAAAAAGTGggaatttctttctcctccccattCAAAACTTCTACCCCACTTTCCATCTCCCACTGCTTTTCTGTTCTTCATCTGACAAATTCCTCTAGTTCAAAATTTGCTGAGCAGAAAAGCTGCTCTGTCCTAAACCTAGAGACTCAGCAAGCATCTCCCATTCAGACTGTCCGTCCACCTCCCTGGATTTGTTTTTGTGTCCCGTCTCCAATGCCAACCCCTCTCCAGTGGTGTGGACTCTCCAGAAATCTATCCTACATTTGCTCCAAACTGAACCACGCAATAACTACAGCAGTCTAGCTTGGGCCGAGAGCAGACGTCTGATGTAAGTTAAGACTGCACGGGAAGGGATCAAGGCGGGCGGGGGAAGCAACTGAAGGTCGCATGACTATGAGTACCAGTTCTCAGCGCACTGTCCAGCTAGGAGTCCTACGAAGCACAGACCGTCACATACAAGTTTCAGCCTTCTTGCCCACCCAGCTTGGCCAATCACAAATAAACTATAACTGTAAGAGAGGAAGATCTCAATCTGTCTTCTAGGTGCTTGGTGAGAATGGAAGgacaaaataaagaggaaaaggaaCACAGCTTTGCTTAAGCAGTGCTCTGGGTGGCAGTCACCAGGCAGGTGAGAACTGGCGTGAGTATTTGAATCTGCTCCCTGGGGAGCAGTGCCTGTGCAGACATAGCGTATACTCGAACTTTCCACGCCCTGCTCTATACCAAGACAAAGTGGCTTTAAATTGTGTTCAGGAAGCCTTACATTAGAGCTCAGAAAGAAATGTCTTGGAGAGGGCCACCTGTGGGACAACGGGAGCCTCTCAGTGACATCCTTAGCTTTccaggcaaccaacaaatggctCCTCTGATCCCAGCCAAGCCTTCGGTTGGCCCCAGCAGACTCTGAATGTCTCACCACAGACCCTAAGGCAGAACAATTCCCAAAGTCCTGACCCACAACAACCGTAAGAGATACAATCAAATGAATAGTTTGCTTAAGCTTCATAGTTGTCCAGTGACTTATACACATTATAAGACAAACAATGCTCTCTCTCATCAGTAAGGATTACATGATCACCTTTACTTACGACTGCAGTTATACATACTTTTATCCTCTGCTGAACCACCCTCTCCAGGAAATTAATTATATTCTCTAATATtgaaaaaagatagaaaagtaAGGATGTCATTAAGCTCACAATTAGCAAGCATCTTATTAAGAAAGTGGGGGAATGGGGGACATGGCTTACAGGTCGCTGGTAACCTATtaaattcctctttctccttctaagAGGTGGGTGGTAGAAATGACCAACCACACTCACCCGCCCCAGCCATCTCCCGGGGTGCAAGCAAGGTTTAAAGTGCAGAACTACACCCAGGCTTGgtccaggacaggaaagcaagagAAGCTACTCCAGGACTTTAACCACTCGGCAGGAACACGCATGTGCCCCTTCCTATGCCAGACAGTTAAAACAACTGACTGGAGAAATTATAATTCCCCCCGGAATCTCATGCTGGGAGGAGAAAAGGGCTGAAGCTTGGTGACTGGTCAGACAGATTTGCAGGAGAGACGGGAACACAGGTGACACCGGTGACGATGAGGAGTTGGACCAGGCCTTTTCTAGGACAGCTCAATTATGCAAACCTCCTGCCTTCAACTTAAACCTAACTCATGAATTAGGGATTACCGaacctctttttcctcttcccagtGTGGCCACACTAACTAAACCTCCTTTTTCTGCTTCACTGTTAATTGTGTTTTTAACTGGTCTACTGCAGAGAGCTTGTTAGCACCACAAGGCTACCAACGCCTGGGTAACAGGACCGCAGCCCCACTGCTAGCTCCTTTCTCTTGCTATGGTGTATTCTCTCCTCTAGGGGGCAGAAGTAGACAGGGACATGCAGGCTCCAATGCAGGCTGGCCACCTTCAGAACCCTCTTCACTGGTGGAAAGCCCAGCGAGGCCTCTTGCCCAGGCTGATGTCACAGGTAGAGCGAAGGCTGCTCCATGCCTTCTAACACCTTCCTTCTCCTCAGGCTCAGGGGCTCAGCTTCAGCCTCAGAGTGGCTAAGTGtaggagaagcacctaaaatcTAACGCAGAAAATCTTTCCCCAAAACTAAAGGGGAAAGGTGAAGGTCCccacaccacaaccaccaccaaggAGAACCCCAAATCTGTATGGGGCTTGGGACAAAACAGAGCAACTCCAACATGGCCCTGGCAAGGGCCAGTCAGTCAGCAGTCAGCGTGGGCCATCCCAGCTGACATTTCCTGACTTGGATGGCAAGGCCAGGCAGGCGAGCGTGCCAGCTAGAGTGGCACATACATGCCTTTCCTCCTCGGGCCAGCAGAGACAGCATGCAGCACTGTCTGATTTAGACGCGGTAAGGAATGGGGAGGTGTAACTTTGAGTAAGTGAGAGCCTCCATTTGTTCATCTATGAAATGAGATCAATTCTAACACCTAAACCGAAATGGCAGAACCCAGTGGAGTTTCTGTAAAGATACTTCCAAATTGCATTTATTCAAGCATAAATGATTAACTCTAAAGAGATGAAGGCGGCAATCAACCCGTAAATCAGGGACCCTACCAGGCATCTCTTTGTAAGTGCCACTGCTTATAACGTGGATGAAAGTCTCCTTATTCTACGTTAAAATGGTCTTAGGGTGGACAGACTCTGTGCTCCATGCATGGCTAAGCTACTGTATCAGTGCTTACAAATGCAGGAAGAAACAGCTGGGTGCCGAGTttggaaaataaaactttaagaaaatacagaagcACCACTTCCCTTTCTCCCCACCCTGGACACCCCATTCCAAACCCAGCTGCAGCGCGGCAGTTACAACTGCTTCTTAGAAACCGTGGGTGTCCCCTGGCCTTGCAGTTATTAAAAGGCTGCCAGTAAGCAATCACAGGCTCAGGAAAACGCCTGGGCCTTATTCATTTAGAATTCATtcatagccaggcggtggtggcacacacctttaatcctagcacttgtgaggctgaggcagacggatttctgagttcgaggccagcctggtctacagagtgagttccaggagagccagggctacacagagaaaccctgtcttgagaaaaaaaatcattcatttactcatttagAATTCATTAAATTAAACAAGCAGATCTCAGCCCTTCTAAATAAATACATGGAATAAGAGGCACTGCCTCCCCAG
The Apodemus sylvaticus chromosome 9, mApoSyl1.1, whole genome shotgun sequence DNA segment above includes these coding regions:
- the Cflar gene encoding CASP8 and FADD-like apoptosis regulator isoform X3; translated protein: MSPMVDGCLLLFKFKCGPGYWRSSDFRVLLMEIGENLGQSDVSSLIFLTRDYTGRSKVAKDKSFLDLVIELEKLNLIASDQLNLLEKCLKNIHRIDLKTKIQKYTQSSQEASSNMNTLQTSLPKLSIKEHLYNSRLQNGRSKEPRFVEHHGIQRKPVKTSIQESGAFLPPHIYEESYRMQSKPLGICLIIDCIGNDAGYLQETFTSLGYHVQPFLFPTSHDITEIVRRFACKTQHQDYDSFICVLVSRGGSQSMMGVDQVYSGFSLECVKNMFTGDTCPSLRGKPKLFFIQNYESLGSQLEDSSLEVDGPSIKNVDSKPLPPRRCTTHPEADIFWSLCTADVSHLEKSSSASSVYLQKLSQQLKQGRKRPLVDLHVELMDKIYAWNSSSTQKYSLSLQHTLRKKLILSHS
- the Cflar gene encoding CASP8 and FADD-like apoptosis regulator isoform X2, encoding MVWELQCFGNFWVLLMEIGENLGQSDVSSLIFLTRDYTGRSKVAKDKSFLDLVIELEKLNLIASDQLNLLEKCLKNIHRIDLKTKIQKYTQSSQEASSNMNTLQTSLPKLSIKEHLYNSRLQNGRSKEPRFVEHHGIQRKPVKTSIQESGAFLPPHIYEESYRMQSKPLGICLIIDCIGNDAGYLQETFTSLGYHVQPFLFPTSHDITEIVRRFACKTQHQDYDSFICVLVSRGGSQSMMGVDQVYSGFSLECVKNMFTGDTCPSLRGKPKLFFIQNYESLGSQLEDSSLEVDGPSIKNVDSKPLPPRRCTTHPEADIFWSLCTADVSHLEKSSSASSVYLQKLSQQLKQGRKRPLVDLHVELMDKIYAWNSSSTQKYSLSLQHTLRKKLILSHS